Part of the Hemicordylus capensis ecotype Gifberg chromosome 7, rHemCap1.1.pri, whole genome shotgun sequence genome, tttgttatttctatgtgtaaactgccctgagccatttttggaagggcggtatagaaatcgaattcaaataaacaaaaaaacaaacaaataaaaatgtaaacagtaaaatcattaacattaaaatcatttagaacaataaatctaattaaaagcctgggtgaataaatgtgccttcactgcctttttaaaagttgccagagatggggaggctcttatttcaacagggagcgcgttccaaagtccagaggcagcaacggagaaggcccgttcccgagtagccgccaaatgggttggtggcaaccacagatgaacctctccagattatcaacaggcagtggggctcatggtgaagaagacattatcttaaatacccagaacctaagctgtttagggctttatagtcctatctatctatctatctatctatctatctatctatctatctatctacctacctacctacctacctacctacctacctacctacctacctacctacctcaactcctgctgtaggcttccagtggcatctggtgggccactgtgtgaaacaggatgctgggacttgggtggcagggggaggtccCAAATCCTCCCTTTTGGCGAGTTTGAAAAGTTGGTAGATCCATTGTTGTTAATGCCCATATTTGTCTCCGTTTGGCAGGATGCATGCGCAAAGAATCCGCCCGGAGAGAAGAAAGTGAGTACAGGAGGATCCATGAGAGGCCGCGTCGACCAGAAGGTCGGAACTACCTCACTCTCCTGTGGTACTTGGTCTTCTACCAGCCGGTGATCACTGAGATCCACCTCAGGAGGAAGAACATTGATTTCATCTTCATAAGGTTTACTGCCTGGCAGTACGCTGGCAGCGACAAGCTCTGGGCCGGGCTGGTCTTGACCCTGTGCGACCACATCCGCCACCACTTTGGGCCTCTCCCTCTGAGCTTCTACAGCGTGGTGGGAAGCAAGCCTCGGTTTGCCTCCGGGTTCAGCCAGCAAGAATGGAGGCTCAAGAAAAAGGTCGTCTATACAGCCTCAGGACTAGTGGTCGTCTTGATAGCGGGAGTGGGCCTAGCCACAACTGCGCTCCTCATACCGGGGATAAGAGATGGCAGCGCCTTGAAGATCATCGGCACCACCATCGCTGGCATTTCTGGCTCTGGAGCCATCGTGGCCCTTGCCCCAATCATCAAGCACCTGATCATCAGCCAGAAGAACAAGATCGAGAAAATGACCGATGACGAGAAATTCACCAGCCACTTGGGCTTCATGAGCGCAGTGAAGAAAGAAATCGAAATCCTCACCAACTTTGTGTATTACATGGAGATCTTTGAGAGACGTCGGCTGAGGATAGTCTTTGAGATCACCAGTTTGGACATGTGCTACCCAGAAAGGGTCATCGGGGTCCTGAATGCTATCAACACCTTGCTTTCAGACACCAATGCCCCATTCATTTTCATCCTGGTGGTGGATCCTTGCATCATTGTCTCATGCTTAGAGCAAGCCTCCACCATGAAGGGAATGGCCGATAACGGCTACCTCTACCTCAACCGCACTGTGACGTTGCCTTTCTCCATCCCGGAAATCGGTATCCATTCAAAGGTGCGGTTTTTGCATGAGGCCTTCCAGAACCGGGAAGACCTGATGTACAGGATCATCACGAGAAATGTGGAACAGGGGATCAGAAAGTGTAAAGGGAATGATAAGACATTGGTGGACATGGAAGCATCTATGGAGGAGGACCAGCACCAAATCGATGCTCAGGCCGTGCAATACATCCATGAAGCTTTCCACTGCTTGCACAATGAGTTTGATCACCTTTACAAGTACATCCCAGACAGCATTGTCCAGATGAGGAGGATCGTCAACACCATCCCCATCACCATCAGGCTCATGACTCAGCAGCACTTTCTGCGCCACAACATCTGCCCCAGGTCAGTGGCGGGCTGGGTGGTCTTAGTCAACCAGTGGCCATGCCGCTTGAGCTGGATACTGGAGTGCATGGACGACAGGCTGCAGATACAGCCGGTGAGAGACTACGAAGAGCAACCGATGTGGCACGTCTTTACGGAGAATTGCAAGGACCTCTTCTCCAAGCACAAGGAGCTGAAGAACATCATGGCCTTGGATGGTGACCCAGAGCTCTTCGAGAAGTTCTTGTCATGCCACTTCCCCTACTCCGTGCGGGAAGGAGAGAAGTACCTTAAGTACACCGTCAACTTGGACCACTCCATAAGATACCAGATGAGGGAGCTACGGGCCCTGGCTACCCTGGACAAGAACTACAGCAAAGATGATCATGACGCTACCTCAGGAAGAACGGTTTAAGACACTGGCAGTCAAGCTGTGCTCCAGGAACCCCTTGGGAGCTGACTGGGGGTCCTTCAAGACAAGAAGCCCAAGAACAGCGAACAAGGGGTGCAAGAGACAGCTTGCCTGCCATCCTCCAGTGTGGAGTTGCCAAGGAATGTTGTTGGGTTATTCAGGGCATAACCCACATTGTGAAGGATCACCATAAAGGCCTTCTTATTTAAGATGATGAGCACATGAACTTGTATGTGAATGAGGTATTTTGAAAGATTTGGGGCATTTCTAATGTGCAGTGCTAAAAAGTGCGTGTGGAGGACCTCTCTTGTGCCGCCGTTGTGCGTCGCTTGTGAATGCCTTGCTCAAGGCAGAGAAAGCAGACATACACGGCAGCTAGCATAGGCTTTCGATTTGTGTTAGGAACTTAACTGAACCTCATTATTTACTTGGAAGGAAAGTGGTATTTATAATTTCCGATGGCCATTTCAGGGCTGTATATACTCTGCAACTGCACAAGGGCAGAGAAAAATACAGAATGTGGAACTAGGCACAGCAATCAGCATCTCAGGaattagattattattattattattattattattattattattattattattaaaatcatgtgggtggcccTCATGGCCACTAAGCTAGGCTTGAAGGTGTGGGGGTGATTAGAATGTCAGAAGCCAGAAAGGTtgtctgaattattattattattattattatttttacatttatatcccgctcttcctccaaggagcccagagcggtgtactacatacttgagtttctcctcacaacaaccctgtgaagtaggttaggctgagagagaagtgactggcccagagtcacccagctagtatcatggctgaatggggatttgaacttgggtctccctggtcctagtccaacactctaaccattacaccatgctggctcaatgGAATAAGATTTCCATTGAGGCAGAGGGTGGAGTGGGGTGTCGGTGCCCTGAACAGAATTTCGTTTGGCTTGCTATAGAAACTACTATTAATTTAAATACAGCATAAAGGCAGTTCTGGGCTAGGTTTATatctttgaagaacaacagtaaaTTGCCCTCTGCCTAGCTAGGAAGCTTAGTTGATTTTTGGAGAAGGctttgaaagagagagaagagccaGGCCTTCAAATTCTGGTCTTCGGTGTTATCtcgggggacaaatgctcatagtgatttctggcaacatctaCCTCCACACCAGGG contains:
- the NKPD1 gene encoding NTPase KAP family P-loop domain-containing protein 1; translation: MDLVAQKNLAEGGTKGPVYLGTLVGNSLPPAPMSFNNEITRCHHCEEAHGSSGCLCSREGVPFANADCSEKDIMTEDEIYCGCLSKTLCHTSTPVTVGFYSPCGTRLHSLLDQIAGCMRKESARREESEYRRIHERPRRPEGRNYLTLLWYLVFYQPVITEIHLRRKNIDFIFIRFTAWQYAGSDKLWAGLVLTLCDHIRHHFGPLPLSFYSVVGSKPRFASGFSQQEWRLKKKVVYTASGLVVVLIAGVGLATTALLIPGIRDGSALKIIGTTIAGISGSGAIVALAPIIKHLIISQKNKIEKMTDDEKFTSHLGFMSAVKKEIEILTNFVYYMEIFERRRLRIVFEITSLDMCYPERVIGVLNAINTLLSDTNAPFIFILVVDPCIIVSCLEQASTMKGMADNGYLYLNRTVTLPFSIPEIGIHSKVRFLHEAFQNREDLMYRIITRNVEQGIRKCKGNDKTLVDMEASMEEDQHQIDAQAVQYIHEAFHCLHNEFDHLYKYIPDSIVQMRRIVNTIPITIRLMTQQHFLRHNICPRSVAGWVVLVNQWPCRLSWILECMDDRLQIQPVRDYEEQPMWHVFTENCKDLFSKHKELKNIMALDGDPELFEKFLSCHFPYSVREGEKYLKYTVNLDHSIRYQMRELRALATLDKNYSKDDHDATSGRTV